In Carya illinoinensis cultivar Pawnee chromosome 10, C.illinoinensisPawnee_v1, whole genome shotgun sequence, one DNA window encodes the following:
- the LOC122279735 gene encoding 40S ribosomal protein S5: MADVEVAIPQEPAEPHHDVKLFNRWSFDDVQVSDISLADYVGVVPAKHATYVPHTAGRYSVKRFRKAQCPIVERLTNSLMMHGRNNGKKLMAVRIIKHAMEIIHLLTDLNPIQVIVDAVVNSGPREDATRIGSAGVVRRQAVDISPLRRVNQAIYLLTTGARESAFRNIKTIAECLADELINAAKGSSNSYAIKKKDEIERVAKANR, encoded by the exons ATGGCTGACGTGGAGGTCGCGATACCTCAGGAACCAGCGGAGCCTCACCACGATGTAAAGCTTTTCAACCGCTGGAGCTTTGATGACGTGCAG gtCAGTGACATTTCACTTGCTGATTATGTTGGAGTGGTACCAGCCAAGCATGCTACCTATGTTCCTCACACTGCCGGAAGATACTCTGTCAAGAGATTTCGTAAGGCTCAGTGTCCAATTGTGGAGAGGCTTACAAACTCTCTGATGATGCACGGCAGGAATAATGGAAAGAAACTAATGGCCGTCAGGATTATTAAACATGCAATGGAAATTATTCATTTGCTAACTGATCTGAATCCCATTCAAGTTATTGTTGATGCCGTTGTGAACAG TGGACCTCGTGAAGATGCAACCCGTATCGGCTCTGCTGGAGTGGTTAGGCGTCAGGCTGTTGATATTTCCCCTTTGCGCCGTGTTAATCAGGCTATTTATCTGCTTACCACTGGAGCTCGGGAATCTGCATTCCGCAATATTAAAACCATTGCAGAATGTTTGGCAGATGAACTTATCAATGCTGCCAAGGGCTCTTCAAACAG CTATGCAATAAAGAAGAAGGATGAGATCGAGAGAGTTGCTAAGGCAAATCGTTAA
- the LOC122279915 gene encoding heavy metal-associated isoprenylated plant protein 16-like: MKQTVVIKVSMDGHKSFFGELDGEKVRSKALKIAVGVSGVVAVSLKGDEKDQIEVKGDGIDTVKLTKLLRKKVGHADIITVAEEKKEEKKEEKKEPKIEYLSLPYNYTPSYSYPLYALPGITYY, from the exons ATGAAG CAAACGGTGGTGATAAAGGTGTCCATGGATGGCCACAAGTCCTTTTTTGGTGAGCTGGACGGAGAAAAAGTCCGCTCCAAAGCCTTGAAGATTGCAGTCGGCGTTTCAG GGGTAGTAGCGGTATCTTTAAAAGGAGACGAAAAGGACCAAATAGAAGTAAAAGGGGATGGGATTGATACGGTGAAGCTTACAAAGTTACTCAGGAAGAAAGTGGGGCATGCAGACATAATTACTGTGgcagaagagaagaaagaagagaagaaagaggagaagaaagaaccGAAAATAGAATACCTGTCGTTGCCTTATAATTATACGCCTTCCTACTCCTATCCACTCTATGCGCTGCCAGGGATTACATATTACTGA